The following proteins are co-located in the Pseudarthrobacter siccitolerans genome:
- a CDS encoding N5-glutamine methyltransferase family protein — translation MVSDSLTADDAYRMASQGIAMLWHGDFHNGRQILSALDRRVGAGKKKTPGTPADVFYRYRQSRSHRARILGLLLIPLDPGPVVPLRRAPDIREAAAEAYGDIGESSIVSLHELVGAIGAHQWRRNGVYVDALHGRIHPHYGTFFPTRSEYVDLVAAAPLPSDTLAFDVGTGTGVLAAILARRGVRRVVATDNEPRAIACAGENFRNLGVQDRAEAVLTDMFPLGRAPLVVCNPPWIPATPHSSLDSAVYDPGSRMLFRFLNELPDHLEPGGEGWLVLSDLAEHLGLRSREDLLTAIKAAGLKVVERLDTRPTHPKASDRGDPLFAARAAEVTSLWRLVPR, via the coding sequence GTGGTCTCCGACTCCCTCACGGCCGATGATGCGTACCGGATGGCGTCCCAGGGGATCGCGATGCTCTGGCACGGTGACTTCCACAACGGGCGGCAGATCCTCAGCGCCCTGGACCGGCGGGTAGGCGCCGGCAAGAAAAAGACCCCAGGAACTCCGGCCGATGTGTTCTATCGCTATCGCCAGTCCCGCTCGCATCGTGCACGCATCCTCGGCCTGCTGCTGATTCCCCTTGATCCTGGCCCGGTGGTGCCGCTGCGCCGCGCACCGGATATCAGGGAGGCCGCCGCGGAAGCGTACGGTGATATCGGCGAATCTTCCATCGTGTCCCTGCATGAGCTTGTCGGGGCAATTGGCGCCCACCAGTGGCGGCGGAATGGCGTCTACGTCGATGCCCTCCACGGCCGCATCCACCCGCACTATGGAACGTTCTTCCCCACCCGGAGCGAGTATGTGGACCTTGTGGCCGCCGCTCCGCTGCCCTCTGACACGCTGGCGTTCGACGTCGGAACCGGCACCGGGGTGCTCGCTGCCATCCTCGCGCGCCGCGGCGTCCGCCGCGTGGTGGCGACGGACAATGAACCGCGTGCCATCGCCTGTGCCGGTGAGAATTTCCGGAACCTCGGTGTCCAGGACCGTGCTGAGGCCGTCCTGACCGACATGTTCCCGCTCGGACGGGCACCGCTGGTCGTGTGCAACCCGCCCTGGATTCCGGCCACGCCGCATTCCAGCCTGGACAGCGCCGTCTACGACCCCGGGAGCAGGATGCTGTTCCGCTTCCTGAACGAACTCCCCGACCATTTGGAACCCGGTGGTGAGGGCTGGCTTGTTCTCTCCGACCTGGCCGAGCACCTTGGCCTGCGGTCGCGTGAGGATCTGCTGACCGCCATCAAGGCGGCCGGGCTGAAGGTGGTGGAACGGCTCGACACCAGGCCAACGCATCCGAAGGCATCGGACCGCGGCGATCCTCTGTTCGCTGCGCGCGCGGCCGAGGTCACGTCCCTGTGGCGGCTTGTTCCCCGGTAG
- a CDS encoding thiamine pyrophosphate-binding protein, with protein sequence MTSLTVSGRVAQVLSSYLSDVFGVMGNGNVYFLDAAEKLGLRFSPVRHEGAAIAAADAYYRTSRRLAAGTTTYGPGYTNALTALAESVQAQIPVVLVTGDAPSSGARPQDVDQAAIAASLGAATFTVTRDAAGSITRQAVEYALTRRTAVVIAIPYDLAALEAEDEELPAPLAPKVTDDGGTDLGQVARLLAGARRPLILAGRGAHLAGAGPELRELADRLGALTAGTALALNLLNGEGYLGVAGGFGTDTAAGLMGEADVVLVAGASLSPFTMRFGHLLGPDSTVIQIDTALQPTNPRVDLFISADVKSAATRLLQLLDGEAAADAWRAEARRRLAEGPAHHPGSDETADGRLDPRALATALDAVLPERRTVVQDGGHFLGWAPMYWDIPRPQDLVMVGTAFQAIGLGLASAVGAARAVEDGRTLVLASGDGGFLMGLSDLESLLGAAKSAIVVIYNDAAYGAEIHQYGSQGLTEKPMLIPEVDFSGIARALGAESAVIRSLTDLSALTDWIDAGAKGTFVADCRITSSVRAPWMSEWMNAKQAATTAVAG encoded by the coding sequence ATGACTTCACTTACCGTTTCCGGCCGCGTGGCACAGGTTCTCAGCAGCTACCTCAGCGACGTCTTCGGCGTCATGGGCAACGGCAACGTCTACTTCCTGGACGCCGCCGAAAAGCTGGGCCTGCGCTTCTCCCCCGTCCGGCATGAAGGCGCCGCCATCGCTGCGGCCGACGCCTACTACCGCACGTCGCGCCGGCTCGCCGCGGGCACCACCACCTACGGTCCCGGCTACACCAACGCCCTCACCGCCCTCGCCGAGTCCGTCCAGGCGCAGATACCCGTCGTGCTTGTCACCGGGGACGCCCCGAGCAGCGGCGCCCGACCGCAGGACGTGGACCAGGCGGCCATCGCCGCAAGCCTGGGCGCGGCCACCTTCACCGTCACCCGCGATGCTGCGGGCTCCATCACCCGGCAGGCGGTGGAGTACGCACTCACCCGCCGCACCGCCGTCGTGATTGCCATCCCCTACGACCTGGCAGCACTCGAGGCTGAGGACGAGGAGCTTCCGGCGCCCTTGGCCCCCAAGGTGACGGACGACGGCGGCACAGACCTTGGGCAGGTGGCCCGCCTTCTCGCCGGGGCCAGGCGGCCGCTGATCCTCGCGGGCCGCGGCGCGCACCTCGCCGGCGCCGGCCCGGAGCTGCGCGAACTCGCCGACCGGCTCGGCGCACTGACCGCCGGAACCGCCCTGGCGCTCAACCTCCTCAACGGCGAGGGGTACCTGGGCGTGGCCGGCGGTTTCGGCACCGACACCGCGGCAGGGCTCATGGGCGAGGCCGACGTGGTCCTGGTAGCGGGGGCCAGCCTGAGCCCTTTCACCATGCGGTTCGGGCACCTGCTCGGCCCGGACAGCACCGTCATCCAGATCGATACCGCCCTGCAACCCACAAACCCGCGGGTAGACCTGTTCATCAGCGCCGATGTGAAGTCCGCTGCGACGCGCCTGCTTCAGCTGCTGGACGGCGAGGCTGCGGCGGACGCGTGGCGCGCGGAAGCCCGCAGGCGCCTGGCCGAAGGGCCGGCCCACCACCCGGGCTCCGACGAGACCGCGGACGGCCGGCTGGACCCGCGCGCCCTTGCCACGGCACTCGACGCCGTGCTACCGGAGCGCCGTACGGTGGTGCAGGACGGCGGGCACTTTCTCGGTTGGGCACCCATGTACTGGGACATCCCGCGGCCGCAGGACCTCGTCATGGTGGGGACCGCGTTCCAGGCCATCGGGCTTGGCTTGGCCAGTGCCGTCGGGGCAGCCCGCGCGGTGGAGGACGGCCGCACCCTGGTGCTGGCGTCGGGCGACGGCGGTTTCCTGATGGGCCTGTCCGACCTCGAATCACTCCTAGGCGCGGCGAAGAGCGCCATCGTGGTGATCTACAACGATGCCGCCTACGGGGCCGAAATCCACCAGTACGGCTCCCAGGGCCTGACCGAAAAGCCGATGTTGATCCCCGAAGTGGACTTCAGCGGCATCGCCCGAGCGCTCGGTGCCGAGTCCGCGGTCATCCGTTCCCTGACGGACCTTTCCGCGCTCACGGACTGGATCGACGCCGGCGCCAAGGGCACCTTCGTGGCCGACTGCCGGATCACATCCAGCGTCCGGGCCCCTTGGATGAGCGAGTGGATGAACGCCAAGCAGGCGGCGACGACTGCGGTGGCGGGGTAG
- a CDS encoding amino acid permease, with protein sequence MEQQTKTSARTLGAALKPRQLTMMGLGSAIGAGLFIGSGAGIQAAGPAVLISYLVAGTLIILVMWALGEMAAANPDSGAFSVYTAKAYGPVAGATVGWLWWLQLVVVIAAEALGAAGLLATIFPALPVWLMAFVFIVVLTAVNLTSVKNFGEFEFWFALLKVAAIVGFLLVGFALLFGWLPGVQSPGLSNFTGAGFAPSGFAGIATALFVVAFAFGGTEIVSVAAAETAEPARSVTKAVRTVLWRILVFYIGAIFVIAAVVPVGSPGLKSPFAAVLDAAGMPGVATAITLVAVAALLSALNANLYGASRMAFSLAERGEAPRLLASLSKDRVPVVAVLASVAFGVVTVVLELAFPEKVLPVLLNIVGSTCLLVWTSALLAQLALRLRADRAETELPLRMPGFPWLTRLGLLILVAIFTVGFIGEDSRPQLLSTFGLVALLGVANWLNHRSGRVSAAVVESSDQAKPPVLVD encoded by the coding sequence ATGGAACAACAGACAAAGACGTCTGCCCGCACCCTCGGCGCGGCCCTCAAACCCCGGCAGCTCACCATGATGGGCCTGGGAAGCGCCATCGGTGCGGGCCTGTTCATCGGCTCCGGCGCGGGCATCCAGGCCGCCGGCCCGGCGGTGCTGATCTCGTACCTCGTGGCCGGCACGCTCATCATTCTGGTGATGTGGGCGCTCGGCGAGATGGCGGCCGCCAACCCTGACAGCGGCGCCTTTTCCGTCTACACCGCCAAGGCCTACGGGCCGGTGGCCGGTGCCACGGTGGGCTGGCTCTGGTGGCTGCAGCTCGTCGTCGTGATCGCGGCCGAGGCGCTCGGTGCTGCGGGTCTGCTGGCTACCATCTTCCCGGCCCTGCCGGTGTGGCTGATGGCCTTCGTGTTCATCGTGGTGCTCACCGCCGTGAACCTGACCAGCGTGAAGAACTTCGGTGAGTTCGAGTTCTGGTTTGCCCTGCTGAAGGTGGCGGCCATCGTCGGATTCCTGCTGGTTGGCTTTGCGCTGCTGTTCGGCTGGCTGCCGGGCGTCCAGTCGCCGGGCCTTTCCAACTTCACCGGAGCCGGCTTTGCGCCCAGTGGGTTTGCCGGGATTGCCACGGCATTGTTTGTGGTGGCCTTCGCGTTCGGTGGCACCGAGATCGTGTCCGTGGCTGCGGCTGAGACGGCTGAGCCGGCCCGCAGCGTGACGAAGGCGGTCCGGACGGTGCTGTGGCGCATCCTGGTGTTCTACATCGGCGCGATCTTCGTCATCGCCGCGGTGGTTCCCGTGGGTTCGCCGGGTCTGAAGAGCCCGTTCGCCGCGGTGCTGGACGCCGCCGGCATGCCCGGCGTGGCCACCGCAATCACCCTCGTGGCCGTCGCTGCACTGCTCTCCGCGCTCAACGCGAACCTCTACGGGGCTTCCCGGATGGCATTCTCCCTGGCCGAGCGCGGGGAAGCACCGCGCCTGCTGGCGTCCTTGTCCAAGGACCGGGTGCCGGTGGTCGCCGTTCTGGCCAGCGTTGCGTTTGGAGTTGTCACGGTAGTGCTGGAGTTGGCCTTCCCCGAGAAGGTCCTTCCGGTCCTGCTGAACATCGTGGGCTCGACCTGCCTGCTGGTTTGGACGTCCGCGCTGCTGGCCCAGCTCGCGCTGCGCCTCCGTGCCGACCGCGCGGAAACAGAGCTTCCCCTGCGGATGCCCGGTTTCCCGTGGCTCACACGCCTTGGTCTGCTGATCCTCGTTGCGATCTTCACCGTGGGATTCATTGGTGAGGATTCACGACCCCAGCTCCTGAGCACGTTCGGACTCGTGGCGCTACTGGGAGTAGCCAACTGGCTGAACCACCGGTCGGGGAGGGTTTCGGCCGCTGTTGTTGAATCTTCCGACCAGGCCAAGCCGCCGGTGCTCGTCGACTGA
- a CDS encoding PH domain-containing protein, whose protein sequence is MSQIIHDRQEQLEQINAGLLQGEIVYAVYDCIGVGTGFVGITNMRVILQDKGFVGNKLAIVSVPYKNIRSVSMLSNKSMLGRFASSSSIGIDTGGSIKEADFRGDDKARHAHDLILWNVLQSK, encoded by the coding sequence TTGTCCCAGATCATCCATGACCGGCAGGAGCAGCTTGAACAAATCAACGCCGGGCTGCTTCAGGGCGAAATCGTTTATGCCGTCTACGACTGCATCGGAGTTGGAACCGGATTCGTAGGAATCACCAACATGCGGGTCATCCTGCAGGACAAGGGTTTCGTCGGCAACAAACTCGCAATCGTCTCTGTCCCGTACAAGAACATCCGCTCCGTCTCGATGCTGTCCAACAAATCCATGCTGGGCCGCTTTGCGTCTTCATCCAGCATCGGCATCGACACTGGAGGGAGCATTAAGGAAGCTGACTTCCGTGGCGATGACAAAGCCAGGCATGCGCACGACCTGATTCTCTGGAATGTGTTGCAGTCCAAGTAA
- a CDS encoding TM2 domain-containing protein, whose protein sequence is MSQQPPMPNPAYGYPQPKSKLAAGLLGIFLGGLGIHRFYLGYTTIGVIQIILTVLLGIFTFGLVGLWGLIEGIMILAGASYFQRDANGIPLRE, encoded by the coding sequence ATGTCGCAGCAACCTCCGATGCCGAACCCGGCGTACGGTTACCCTCAGCCGAAATCCAAGCTCGCTGCCGGGCTCCTGGGAATCTTCCTCGGAGGGCTGGGCATCCACCGTTTCTACCTGGGCTATACGACGATCGGCGTCATCCAGATTATCCTCACAGTTCTTCTGGGAATCTTCACGTTCGGGCTTGTTGGCCTCTGGGGTCTCATCGAGGGAATCATGATCCTCGCCGGCGCAAGCTATTTCCAGCGGGACGCCAACGGTATTCCGCTCCGCGAATAA
- a CDS encoding SCO4225 family membrane protein — translation MGGRSQPNESAQPRWARIAVVAYLSVTFAVVVTSLLAGTVDTGLDARFKDGLLHAMVFLTLPVSAAYFVIGAFGFGGGPGLATVLYFCGYLLLAVVNAGVFRWVVRSARKRAPVPTGVPGTPPLQPAVRLRGVTPDVRKLWWTVPLAVLLSLPQWLVAGFAWCGISGCSGGGFGVATGTEWVAVILSVVNGVILAVAVFAVRWLYPTRQRALIALAAGTFFALLGAAVTHG, via the coding sequence GTGGGTGGAAGATCCCAGCCGAACGAATCGGCCCAGCCGCGCTGGGCCAGAATCGCCGTCGTGGCCTATTTGTCTGTGACGTTTGCCGTTGTTGTCACATCGCTTCTGGCCGGAACCGTGGATACGGGCCTGGATGCGAGGTTCAAGGACGGCCTGCTGCACGCCATGGTGTTTCTGACGCTGCCCGTTTCGGCTGCATATTTCGTCATCGGGGCTTTTGGGTTCGGGGGTGGACCGGGCCTGGCCACGGTCCTCTACTTTTGCGGATACCTCCTCCTTGCGGTGGTCAACGCGGGTGTCTTCCGCTGGGTTGTCCGCAGCGCACGGAAGCGTGCGCCCGTTCCCACCGGCGTGCCCGGCACCCCGCCCCTGCAACCAGCCGTGAGGCTGCGCGGGGTAACCCCGGACGTCAGAAAGCTGTGGTGGACCGTGCCGCTGGCAGTGCTGCTGAGTCTTCCGCAATGGCTGGTGGCGGGTTTTGCCTGGTGCGGGATCAGCGGTTGCAGCGGCGGAGGTTTCGGGGTGGCCACCGGGACCGAATGGGTCGCCGTCATCCTAAGCGTGGTCAACGGCGTGATCCTGGCAGTGGCCGTGTTCGCAGTGCGCTGGCTGTATCCCACCCGGCAACGTGCCCTCATTGCCCTGGCAGCCGGGACATTCTTCGCACTGCTGGGCGCTGCAGTCACCCACGGGTAG
- a CDS encoding Lrp/AsnC family transcriptional regulator, which yields MTIPNSRALDSLDGRIILALDKDPEASALALSRTLGVARNTVHARLARLEGSGALRSFSRRLDPAALGYELMAFLSLSISQTRTGAVEDGLAAIPEVIEVHATTGDADLMAKVVARGTADLYRITNQILEIDGIQRTSTAISVLELMPPRYDGLLSRLSEQESRASE from the coding sequence ATGACCATTCCAAACTCCCGCGCCCTGGATTCCCTCGACGGCAGGATCATCCTGGCCCTCGACAAGGACCCCGAAGCCAGCGCCCTGGCACTCTCCCGGACGCTCGGCGTCGCCCGCAACACCGTCCACGCCCGACTGGCACGGCTTGAGGGCAGCGGCGCCCTCCGCTCCTTCAGCCGCAGGCTGGACCCCGCCGCGCTCGGCTACGAACTCATGGCCTTCCTCTCGCTGTCCATCAGCCAGACGCGGACCGGCGCGGTGGAAGACGGGCTCGCGGCCATCCCGGAGGTCATCGAAGTGCACGCCACCACCGGCGACGCGGACCTCATGGCCAAGGTGGTGGCCCGCGGCACGGCCGACCTCTACCGCATCACCAACCAGATCCTGGAAATCGACGGGATCCAGCGGACCAGCACGGCCATCTCCGTGCTGGAACTCATGCCGCCGCGCTACGACGGACTCCTGAGCCGGTTGTCCGAGCAGGAGTCCCGCGCCTCCGAGTAA
- a CDS encoding pyruvate, water dikinase regulatory protein has translation MTTDALRPVYFLSDSTGITAETLGNTLLTQFPGNNFDRITIPFITTVDQARSVVGIIDGVAATGPTPLVFSTAVSSEIRQTLSACQGIIVDLIGTYVGQLEQALGSHASGEPGRAHGLGNAARYQSRMAAVEYAMEHDDGQSLRALEKAQVILVAPSRCGKTPTTMYLALQHGIFAANFPLVEEDFEREGLPRSLKPFVSKCFGLTTNPLRLSQVRTERRRGSPYASLRQCGFELRSAERLYESHGIPYLNSASVSVEEMAATILQRMNLKH, from the coding sequence ATGACCACTGACGCTCTACGGCCCGTCTATTTTCTTTCGGACAGCACCGGCATCACGGCGGAAACCCTGGGCAACACGTTGCTGACGCAGTTTCCCGGGAACAATTTCGACCGCATCACCATCCCGTTCATCACCACCGTTGACCAGGCGCGGTCCGTCGTCGGGATCATCGACGGCGTTGCCGCCACCGGCCCCACGCCGCTCGTCTTTTCGACGGCGGTCAGCAGCGAAATCCGCCAGACGCTGTCGGCATGCCAGGGGATCATCGTGGACCTCATCGGGACATATGTGGGGCAGCTGGAGCAGGCGCTGGGCAGCCATGCCAGCGGGGAACCCGGGCGGGCGCACGGCCTGGGAAACGCCGCGCGCTACCAGTCCCGGATGGCCGCCGTCGAGTATGCCATGGAGCACGACGACGGCCAGAGCCTGCGGGCGCTGGAAAAGGCCCAGGTCATCCTGGTGGCCCCGTCCCGCTGCGGGAAGACGCCCACCACCATGTACCTGGCGCTGCAGCACGGGATCTTCGCCGCGAACTTCCCGCTGGTGGAGGAGGACTTTGAACGGGAAGGGCTGCCCAGGTCGCTGAAGCCGTTCGTGTCGAAATGTTTCGGCCTGACCACCAACCCGCTGCGCCTGAGCCAGGTCCGCACCGAACGGCGCCGCGGCTCACCCTACGCCTCGCTGCGCCAGTGCGGGTTCGAGCTGCGCAGCGCGGAGCGGCTCTACGAATCCCACGGGATTCCGTACCTCAACTCGGCCAGCGTGTCCGTGGAGGAGATGGCGGCCACCATCCTGCAGAGAATGAACCTCAAGCATTAG
- the ppsA gene encoding phosphoenolpyruvate synthase, translating to MATDILWFSELGLNDLDRVGGKNASLGEMVQNLTSAGVQVPDGFATTADAYRRFLSDSGLDQRIVDRLVGLDTDDVTALAAAGQEIRTLIRQTPFLPDFEEQLRNSYRELVEKHGGSDDLSWAVRSSATAEDLPDASFAGQQETFLNVRGIENILAAIKDVFASLYNDRAIAYRVHHKFEHADVALSAGVQRMVRSDVGASGVMFTMDTESGFQDAVFVTSSYGLGEAVVQGAVNPDEFYVYKPALQAGRPAILKRGLGEKALQMTYTSSQEIGRTIDFVPVEASLRNRFSLSDDDVEQLARHAVAIENHYGRPMDIEWGKDGIDGGLYILQARPETVQSRRAPGSQSRFRLNETGPVLAEGRAIGQRIGAGSVRILTAIDQMAAFQTGDVLVADMTDPDWEPIMKRASAIVTNRGGRTCHAAIIARELGIPAVVGTGSATEALSDGQEVTVSCADGETGVIYEGLLDFTVEETGITKMPDAPVKVMMNVGTPEQAFTFAQLPNHGVGLARLEFIINRQIGIHPKALLNLDSEPEDVAAQIRERIAAYSGPRDYYIKRLAEGVSTIAAAFAPEPVIVRMSDFKSNEYANLLGGPAYEPHEENPMLGFRGASRYLEPSFRDCFDLECEALSFVRNEMGLTNVKLMIPFVRTLEEARGVIELLAENGLRRGENGLEVIMMCELPSNALLADEFLDHFDGFSIGSNDMTQLALGLDRDSAIVSAGFDERDPAVKKLLSMAIRACRERGKYVGICGQGPSDHPDLAEWLVDQGIDSVSLNPDTVVDTWLRLADVAARASAVAEAEDAFVAGAGVR from the coding sequence ATGGCAACAGACATCCTGTGGTTCTCGGAACTCGGACTCAATGACCTGGACCGGGTGGGCGGCAAGAACGCCTCCCTCGGCGAGATGGTGCAGAACCTCACTTCTGCAGGGGTTCAGGTGCCGGACGGTTTCGCCACCACTGCGGATGCCTACCGCCGCTTCCTGTCCGATTCCGGGCTGGACCAGCGGATCGTTGACCGGCTGGTGGGCCTGGACACCGACGACGTGACGGCCCTGGCTGCCGCCGGGCAGGAAATCCGGACCCTGATCCGCCAGACGCCCTTCCTGCCGGACTTCGAGGAACAGCTCCGAAACTCGTACCGGGAACTGGTGGAGAAGCACGGCGGCTCCGATGACCTGTCTTGGGCTGTGCGGTCCAGTGCGACGGCGGAAGACCTCCCGGACGCGTCCTTCGCCGGGCAGCAGGAGACCTTCCTGAACGTCCGCGGGATCGAGAACATCCTGGCCGCCATCAAGGACGTGTTCGCGTCGCTCTACAACGACCGGGCCATCGCGTACCGGGTGCACCACAAGTTCGAGCACGCGGACGTGGCCCTCTCGGCGGGCGTGCAGCGGATGGTGCGCTCCGACGTCGGGGCCTCCGGCGTCATGTTCACCATGGACACCGAATCGGGCTTCCAGGACGCCGTGTTCGTCACCTCCTCCTACGGCCTCGGCGAGGCCGTTGTCCAGGGCGCCGTAAACCCGGATGAGTTCTATGTGTACAAGCCGGCGCTGCAGGCTGGCCGTCCCGCCATCCTCAAGCGGGGACTGGGCGAGAAGGCCCTGCAGATGACATACACGAGCAGCCAGGAGATCGGCCGCACCATCGACTTTGTCCCCGTGGAGGCGTCCCTGCGGAACCGCTTCAGCCTCAGCGACGACGACGTCGAGCAGCTCGCCCGGCACGCCGTGGCCATCGAGAACCACTACGGCCGTCCCATGGACATCGAATGGGGCAAGGACGGGATCGACGGCGGCCTGTACATCCTGCAGGCACGCCCGGAAACGGTGCAGTCCCGCCGCGCCCCCGGCAGCCAGAGCCGGTTCCGCCTCAACGAAACCGGCCCGGTCCTGGCCGAGGGCCGCGCAATCGGCCAGCGCATCGGTGCCGGCAGCGTCCGCATCCTCACCGCCATCGACCAGATGGCCGCGTTCCAGACCGGCGACGTCCTGGTGGCTGACATGACCGACCCTGACTGGGAACCGATTATGAAGCGCGCCTCCGCAATCGTGACCAACCGCGGCGGACGGACCTGCCACGCGGCCATCATCGCCCGGGAACTGGGGATCCCCGCCGTCGTCGGAACCGGCTCCGCCACGGAGGCACTGTCCGACGGGCAGGAGGTCACCGTTTCCTGCGCCGACGGCGAGACCGGCGTCATCTACGAAGGCCTGCTGGACTTCACCGTGGAGGAAACCGGGATCACCAAGATGCCCGACGCCCCCGTCAAGGTGATGATGAATGTGGGCACCCCGGAACAGGCGTTCACCTTCGCCCAGCTGCCCAACCACGGCGTGGGGCTGGCCCGGCTCGAGTTCATCATCAACCGCCAGATCGGCATCCACCCCAAGGCGCTGCTGAACCTGGACAGCGAGCCGGAGGATGTGGCCGCGCAGATCCGGGAGCGGATCGCGGCGTACAGTGGCCCGCGGGACTATTACATCAAGCGCCTGGCCGAAGGGGTGTCCACCATCGCCGCCGCGTTCGCGCCGGAGCCGGTGATTGTGCGCATGTCCGACTTCAAGTCCAACGAGTACGCCAACCTCCTGGGCGGGCCGGCCTACGAGCCGCACGAAGAGAACCCGATGCTCGGCTTCCGCGGCGCCTCACGCTACCTGGAACCGTCCTTCCGCGACTGCTTCGACCTTGAGTGCGAGGCCCTGTCCTTCGTCCGCAACGAGATGGGCCTGACCAACGTCAAGCTCATGATCCCGTTCGTGCGGACCCTCGAGGAGGCCCGCGGCGTCATTGAGCTGCTCGCCGAGAACGGGCTGCGCCGCGGCGAGAACGGCCTGGAAGTGATCATGATGTGTGAGCTTCCCTCCAACGCGCTCCTCGCCGACGAGTTCCTGGACCACTTTGACGGCTTCTCGATCGGCTCCAACGACATGACCCAGCTGGCCCTGGGCCTGGACCGGGATTCAGCGATTGTGTCCGCAGGCTTCGATGAGCGCGATCCTGCCGTCAAGAAGCTCCTCAGCATGGCCATCCGGGCCTGCCGGGAACGCGGCAAATACGTGGGCATCTGCGGCCAGGGCCCCAGCGACCACCCGGACCTCGCCGAGTGGCTGGTGGATCAGGGCATCGACTCCGTCTCCCTGAACCCGGACACCGTGGTGGACACCTGGCTCCGTCTCGCGGACGTCGCGGCGCGCGCTTCAGCCGTGGCTGAGGCCGAGGACGCGTTCGTGGCGGGTGCCGGGGTCCGCTAA
- the hisC gene encoding histidinol-phosphate transaminase, producing MTRDQLVTAPDTTPPTLRGAVSGLPSYVPGRRSAGMDIAALASNESHYEPLPAAAAAVAAAAGTMNRYPDMAAVELRERLASHLGVTTGEIAVGPGSVGVLQQIITGLCDAGDEVVFAWRSFEAYPILVELAGARPVRIPLDHLEGHDLDAMAAAVTERTKVVLLCTPNNPTGVPISHEHVEAFLQAVPSSVLVVIDEAYVEYADAGSGPDSLALYRRYPNVCILRTFSKAYGLAGLRVGYAVAASAIAEGLRRTALPFAVSALAQKAAVASLDAGEEMETRVAGVRQERARMAAQLEAQGWKLQPSQGNFLWLRADDELRARLVDAFDSAGIMVRAYQGDGVRITVADPASNNRVLRILEAHAA from the coding sequence ATGACCCGTGATCAGCTTGTGACCGCACCGGACACCACGCCCCCCACCCTCCGGGGTGCTGTGAGCGGACTTCCGTCCTACGTCCCCGGCCGGCGCAGCGCCGGCATGGACATCGCCGCCCTTGCCAGCAACGAAAGCCATTACGAACCCCTGCCTGCTGCCGCGGCTGCGGTGGCCGCCGCGGCCGGCACCATGAACCGCTACCCGGACATGGCCGCCGTCGAACTCCGCGAACGGCTCGCCAGCCACCTCGGGGTCACCACGGGGGAGATCGCGGTGGGGCCCGGCAGCGTGGGCGTCCTCCAGCAGATCATCACCGGACTGTGCGACGCCGGGGATGAGGTGGTCTTCGCGTGGCGCTCCTTCGAGGCGTACCCCATCCTGGTGGAACTGGCGGGCGCCCGGCCGGTCCGCATTCCGCTGGACCACTTGGAGGGCCACGACCTCGACGCCATGGCCGCCGCCGTCACCGAGCGCACAAAGGTGGTCCTGCTCTGCACGCCCAACAATCCCACCGGTGTGCCGATCAGCCACGAACACGTCGAGGCCTTCCTGCAGGCTGTGCCGTCCAGCGTCCTGGTGGTGATCGACGAGGCCTACGTGGAATATGCCGATGCCGGCAGCGGCCCCGATTCCCTCGCCCTCTACCGCCGGTACCCGAACGTCTGCATCCTGCGCACCTTCTCCAAGGCCTACGGACTCGCCGGCCTGCGCGTGGGCTACGCCGTGGCGGCCTCGGCCATCGCCGAGGGGTTGCGCCGCACCGCTCTTCCCTTCGCCGTGAGCGCGCTGGCCCAGAAGGCCGCCGTCGCGTCGCTGGACGCGGGGGAGGAGATGGAAACGCGCGTGGCTGGCGTCAGGCAGGAACGCGCAAGGATGGCCGCGCAGCTGGAAGCGCAGGGCTGGAAGCTGCAGCCGAGCCAGGGCAACTTCCTGTGGCTCCGCGCCGACGACGAACTCAGGGCCAGGTTGGTGGACGCGTTCGACAGCGCCGGCATCATGGTCCGGGCGTACCAGGGCGACGGCGTGCGGATCACTGTTGCCGATCCCGCCTCCAACAACCGTGTGCTCCGGATCCTCGAAGCCCACGCAGCCTGA